The following nucleotide sequence is from Peribacillus sp. ACCC06369.
CTCCGACATGTCCAGCTCAATCGTTTTAAAACCAACTTCATTCAATCGACGGGTCGTCTCATCATATCCCTTCGGAATAATCACATAGTCATTTACGAGGATGCAGTTTGCTGAGTATTCTTCTTCTGCTGAAACCGTGATTTTCTTGTATTGGGCAAAATTTGGATGGTCGAGGAATTCACCTGCTGCAACAATCAAGTCATTTCCTAGGTAGGCTATTCCTGTTTTCAGATGGAAGAACTCTTTTAATGGAACAATCGTCCCTTTATACCCTTCTGATTTTAAAATTTCCTTTAACTGGCGTGCACCTTCCTCGTTTGTACGATTCGAAATACCGATAAAAAATTGATCATCGACTTGAAGGACATCTCCCCCATCTAATGTGCCTGGAGCGTTTATATAGTGAAAATTAGCATAAAAATCCTTCAGAACCGACTCGATTTCTTTTATTTCACTGTTTCTGGAAACATCTCCTGGATTAGTAATGACTGCAAATTCCTGAGTCAGAACGGCGGTATCTTCAACGAATGTTGAATCTG
It contains:
- a CDS encoding arginine deiminase family protein; the encoded protein is MGDLILYKHVIVKTPGKSYVNGLTTSDLGTPNYEKVLQQHASYVEALKKCGVSVTHLPASEEFPDSTFVEDTAVLTQEFAVITNPGDVSRNSEIKEIESVLKDFYANFHYINAPGTLDGGDVLQVDDQFFIGISNRTNEEGARQLKEILKSEGYKGTIVPLKEFFHLKTGIAYLGNDLIVAAGEFLDHPNFAQYKKITVSAEEEYSANCILVNDYVIIPKGYDETTRRLNEVGFKTIELDMSEFQKQDGGLSCLSLRF